The DNA window AGGAAAGACGACACTGTTCAACCTGCTCACCGGGTTCGACAAGCCGGACAGCGGGACGTGGGTGTTCGATGGAACCCAGCTCAACGGCGTCCCAGCGTTCAAGGTCGCGCGAATGGGCCAGGTCCGCACGTTCCAGCTCACCAAAGCCCTCGGCCTGCTCACCGTGCTCGAGAACATGAAACTCGGCTCACAGAAGCAAAAGGGCGAGGGCATCTTCTCAAGCCTGATCAAGCCGCTGTGGCAGAAGCAGGAGGAGGAGATCGAGGAGCGAGCGCTCGACATCCTCGCGCGGTTCAAACTCGACACCAAGAAGGACGATTTCGCCGCGAGTCTGTCCGGCGGGCAGCGAAAGCTCCTCGAGATGGCGCGCGCGCTCATGAGCGAGCCGAAGCTCGTCATGCTCGATGAGCCGATGGCCGGCGTGAACCCCGCGCTGACCCAGTCGCTGCTCGAGCACATCCTCGACCTCAAGGTCCAGGGAATGAGCGTGCTGTTCGTCGAACACGACATGCAGATGGTTCGGCACATCGCCGACTGGGTCGTCGTGATGGCTGAGGGCAGGGTCGTCGCTGAAGGACCGCCAGACCTCGTCATGCAGAACCCCGCCGTGATCGACGCATACCTCGGTTCTCACCAGGACGTCGACCTCGGTGTTGTCACCGGGCGGATCGCCGGTGAGATCACACCTGAGGTCGAAGAACTGCTCGAGGAGATCGACGCAGAAACCGGCGTCGAGCACAACATCGAACATCCGCGGGCCGCTGGGCCGACGAGAGACGAGGACACCAAGTGACAGCAACAATCGCTCCGGAGGTCGTCGTCAGCGTGGAAAACGTGACGGCGGGATACCTGCCAGGCGTCAACATTCTCAACAGCGCCAACCTCACGGCATCCAAGGGTGAACTCATCGGCATCATTGGCCCGAACGGCGCCGGAAAGTCGACCCTTCTCAAGGCCATCTTCGGCCAGGTCAAGGTCCGTGAGGGGTCCATCCGGCTCAACGGCGACGACATCACCGGGCTCAAGGCCGACAAGCTCGTTGCCCGCGGTGTCGGCTTCGTGCCGCAGACGAACAACGTGTTTCAGAGTCTCACCATCGAAGAGAACCTGCAGATGGGCCTGTTCCAGAAGCCCAAAATCTACGCAGAGCGACTCGAGTTCGTCACCGGGATTTTCGGTGAGCTCGGCAAGCGGCTCAAGCAGCGGGCGGGTTCACTGTCCGGTGGTGAGCGCCAGATGGTCGCGATGTCGCGGGCGTTGATGATGGACCCTGCCGTGCTTCTTCTCGACGAGCCGAGCGCAGGCCTCTCCCCCGTCCGGCAGGACGATGCGTTCATCCGCGTTTCCGACATCAACAAGGCCGGGGTGACCACCATCATGGTCGAGCAGAATGCGCGCCGCTGCCTGCAGATCTGTGACCGTGGTTACGTTCTCGACCAGGGAACCGATGCATACACCGGGACCGGCCGCGAACTGCTGAACGATGACAAGGTGATCGGGCTGTACCTCGGCACGCTCGGCCAGGACGACTGACCCGCACCACCCCGTACGACCGAAACGCCCCGCAGTCCTGCGGGGCGTTTCGTCGTTCCGGGTGCTGGGACGGGGGCGTGCTGGGCAGCGTCGAGGTCGAGGTAGCTGCACTTCCCCGCGGTGGTCGACGTTAACGAACTGCAGGGCCACGGTTTCCCGTGGCCCTGCAGTTTCTGTTTCGGTTACGAACTACTCGGAGATGCGCTCGTAGGTGTTGTCTTCGAGGTACTGGAAGACGCCGATGGTCGCCTCGGTCGGGTCACCGTTCTCGTCGAACGTGACCGGCCCGGAGTTTCCGTCGTAGTCGATCGTCTCGCCCTCGTTGAGCAGCTCGGCACACTCGGTGAACGACGAACACTTGGTACCTTCACCGGAACCACCAGAGACCTCCTGGAGTTCCGCTGCGATGTCCTCGCCATCGGTGGAGCCTGCCGCCATTGCGGCCAGCGCCAGAAGGACGACGGCGTCGTAGGATTCAGCTGCGTAGCTGTAGTCCTTCAGCTCCTCGTTGCCCTCGCCCTGCCAGAACTCCTGCAGGCGATCGGTGAAGTCACCGAGGGACTCGGTGTCGAGACCCGGCAGCGTGCCCTTGGCACCGGTGAGGGTGCCGGCAGGGAAGTCGGCGGAGTAGTCGGCGAGGTTACCGTCGACGAAGTACAGCTTGTCAGACGGGAACCCGGCGAGCGCCGGAACGATCGTCTTGGTCTCCTCGAACGCGATCAGGGCGATTGCGTCGGGGTTGGCAGCCTTGAGTGCGCTGACCTGAGCATCGAACGAGGTGTCGCCCGTGTTGTACGACTGCTGTTCGACGACTTCGCCACCCGCGTTCTCGAACGCCTCTGTCGTGAATTCGGCGAGGCCGGTTCCGTACGAGTCGTTGAGGTAGAGAATGCCGAGGGTTTCGTTGCCGTCTTCAGCGATCAGGTTTCCGAGAACCTCACCC is part of the Mycetocola zhujimingii genome and encodes:
- a CDS encoding ABC transporter ATP-binding protein, with amino-acid sequence MSSSDAASVKPVKSTGLHIGDAVPGVAKVDPIIIADNVTRQFGGLKAVDVEHLEIPRNAITALIGPNGAGKTTLFNLLTGFDKPDSGTWVFDGTQLNGVPAFKVARMGQVRTFQLTKALGLLTVLENMKLGSQKQKGEGIFSSLIKPLWQKQEEEIEERALDILARFKLDTKKDDFAASLSGGQRKLLEMARALMSEPKLVMLDEPMAGVNPALTQSLLEHILDLKVQGMSVLFVEHDMQMVRHIADWVVVMAEGRVVAEGPPDLVMQNPAVIDAYLGSHQDVDLGVVTGRIAGEITPEVEELLEEIDAETGVEHNIEHPRAAGPTRDEDTK
- a CDS encoding ABC transporter ATP-binding protein, whose product is MTATIAPEVVVSVENVTAGYLPGVNILNSANLTASKGELIGIIGPNGAGKSTLLKAIFGQVKVREGSIRLNGDDITGLKADKLVARGVGFVPQTNNVFQSLTIEENLQMGLFQKPKIYAERLEFVTGIFGELGKRLKQRAGSLSGGERQMVAMSRALMMDPAVLLLDEPSAGLSPVRQDDAFIRVSDINKAGVTTIMVEQNARRCLQICDRGYVLDQGTDAYTGTGRELLNDDKVIGLYLGTLGQDD
- a CDS encoding ABC transporter substrate-binding protein, which produces MGVFTRATASRSRTRTITLGSLAILGASALVLTGCSSPGGGDGDSDQPAGDLTLKIGTQLPQTGNLAFLGPPEEAGVGLAAKEINDADLGIEIDVVYGDSGDTDNKAYATEVPRLLQEGVSAIIGAAASGVTKLFIDQVTGEGVIQFSPANTSADFTTWDDNGLFWRTAPSDVLQGEVLGNLIAEDGNETLGILYLNDSYGTGLAEFTTEAFENAGGEVVEQQSYNTGDTSFDAQVSALKAANPDAIALIAFEETKTIVPALAGFPSDKLYFVDGNLADYSADFPAGTLTGAKGTLPGLDTESLGDFTDRLQEFWQGEGNEELKDYSYAAESYDAVVLLALAAMAAGSTDGEDIAAELQEVSGGSGEGTKCSSFTECAELLNEGETIDYDGNSGPVTFDENGDPTEATIGVFQYLEDNTYERISE